One Nicotiana sylvestris chromosome 12, ASM39365v2, whole genome shotgun sequence genomic window carries:
- the LOC138883013 gene encoding uncharacterized protein has protein sequence MSGYAKFMKDLVTKKRSMNFEIIKMTHQVSTIVHSIALKLEDPGAFTIPYTIGSANFAKALLDLVESINLIPYFVFKILGIGQPRPTSMKLQMADRTMKRPLGIIDDVLVRVNKFILPADFMVVECEVDYEVPIILERPFLDTRKALVDVKVGELTFRVEALNWGASHIGVEALAFTPQSGIFHPCGAPNEEEGNRLDIPNFCMHKIILEEDAKPSVENQRKLNEAMQEAVKQEIIK, from the exons atgtcgggttatgccaagttcatgaaggacttggtaacaaagaagagatcaatgaactttgaaataaTCAAAATGACACATCAAGTCAGTACCATTGTGCACTCCATAGCTCTAAAGTTAGAAGACCCTGGTGCCTTTACAATCCCATACACTATTGGTAGTGCCAATTTCGCTAAAGCTTTGCTTGATTTGGTGGAAAGCATTAACTTGATACCATATTTTGTGTTCAAGATATtggggattgggcaaccaagacccacatccatgAAGTTGCAAATGGCGGACCGGACAATGAAGAGGCCTTTGGGGATAATTGATGATGTGCTAGTTCGGGTCAACAAGTTCATACTTCCCGCAGATTTTATGGTGGTTGAATGTGAAGTTGACTATGAGGTGCCAATCATATTGGAGAGACCTTTCCTAGACAcaaggaaggccttagttgatgtgaaaGTAGGGGAGCTCACATTCCGGGTTGAAGCCCTCAATTGGGGAGCCTCCCACATTGGAGTTGAAGCCCttgccttcacacctcag tcaggtatattccacccttgCGGTGCTCCAAATGAGGAGGAAGGCAATAGGTTGGACATCCCCaacttttgcatgcacaaaatcatattggaggaggatgccaAACCCTCAGTGGAAAATCAAAGAAAgttgaatgaggcaatgcaagaggCAGTCAAGCAAGAGATCATCAAGTAG